One stretch of Pandoraea oxalativorans DNA includes these proteins:
- a CDS encoding AraC family transcriptional regulator: protein MPMAAMAVDYAHNEFIASHSHRRAQLLFSIEGVMIIASSSGRWVVPPTRGVWLAAGLEHTVRMSGNVKMRTVFVEPGSEPLPDTSCVVEITPLMRELILAAIHVPPDYAPDSRDARLMRLLLDELIALPVLPLYLPWPRDARLARICARLMQSPCDDAVIDHWANEAGISPKTFQRRFSTETGLTFGRWRQQARLLQALEALARGEKIVNVALDHGYASQSAFAAMFKRHFGVPPSAFYR, encoded by the coding sequence ATGCCGATGGCGGCGATGGCGGTCGATTACGCGCACAACGAATTCATCGCGTCGCATTCGCATCGGCGCGCGCAACTGCTCTTTTCGATTGAGGGCGTGATGATCATCGCGTCGTCGTCGGGTCGCTGGGTCGTGCCGCCGACACGCGGTGTCTGGCTCGCGGCCGGGCTGGAACACACGGTGCGCATGAGCGGTAATGTCAAGATGCGCACCGTATTCGTAGAGCCGGGCAGCGAGCCGTTGCCCGACACCAGTTGTGTCGTCGAGATCACGCCCCTGATGCGCGAGCTGATTCTGGCCGCCATCCATGTGCCGCCGGACTACGCGCCCGACTCTCGCGACGCACGCCTCATGCGTCTGCTGCTCGACGAACTGATCGCCCTGCCCGTCTTGCCGCTCTATCTGCCGTGGCCACGAGACGCGCGTCTGGCGCGCATTTGCGCTCGTCTGATGCAAAGCCCTTGCGACGACGCCGTCATCGACCATTGGGCCAACGAAGCGGGCATCTCACCGAAGACGTTTCAGCGACGCTTTTCCACAGAGACGGGCCTGACGTTCGGCCGCTGGCGTCAGCAAGCGCGGCTGCTTCAGGCGCTGGAAGCGCTCGCACGTGGCGAAAAGATCGTGAATGTGGCGCTCGATCATGGCTACGCCAGCCAGAGCGCATTTGCAGCGATGTTCAAAAGGCACTTCGGCGTACCGCCGTCGGCGTTTTATCGATAA
- a CDS encoding DUF1993 domain-containing protein, with protein MSITLYRATIPVYLRGLTVMADYINKARAHCEATSADPDSILKARLAPDMLDFVAQVQRVSDTAKFAVSRITGVESPKFEDTETTFDQLRDRIANTEAFIAGILEDRFDGAQSRQITLKFKTQQTTMDAVDYLFKFALPNFYFHVTTTHDLLRAQGVEVGKMDYLGPFEMQPV; from the coding sequence ATGTCCATCACCCTCTATCGCGCCACGATTCCCGTTTATCTCCGTGGCCTGACCGTCATGGCCGACTACATCAATAAGGCGCGCGCGCACTGCGAAGCCACGTCTGCCGACCCGGATTCGATTCTCAAGGCCAGGCTCGCGCCGGACATGCTCGACTTCGTCGCGCAGGTGCAGCGCGTGAGCGATACGGCAAAGTTTGCGGTGTCGCGCATCACCGGCGTCGAATCGCCGAAGTTCGAGGATACGGAAACGACGTTCGATCAACTGCGGGACCGCATCGCCAATACCGAGGCATTCATTGCGGGCATTCTCGAAGACCGTTTCGACGGTGCGCAGTCGCGCCAGATCACGCTGAAGTTCAAGACGCAGCAGACAACGATGGACGCCGTCGACTATCTCTTCAAGTTCGCGCTGCCGAACTTCTATTTTCACGTGACGACGACGCACGACCTGCTGCGTGCGCAAGGCGTGGAAGTGGGCAAGATGGACTATCTGGGACCGTTCGAGATGCAGCCGGTCTGA
- a CDS encoding DSD1 family PLP-dependent enzyme — translation MPDSVNTVSTQASAANAANVVTGSIAVPPVARAGDTLAQVATPSLLLDLDAFDANVERMASAAAARGVAVRPHAKAHKSVAIARAQMAAGAVGICCQKVTEAIPFVNAGIGNIHISNEFVGEARVALAVAMAAHVTLSACVDDVRQVAPLGKAAQRAGVRIAVLPEVDVGQGRCGVDSTDAVAQLVDAIDHYEGLRFGGLQAYHGSAQHVDGWEKRRDTARLAADRASAYVRFLEARGIACPVVTGGGTGTAEFDIESGVYTEIQPGSYVFLDGHYGSLEWRDDWRFRHGLFLASTVMSTARNGIIVCDAGLKSVATDSGLPRFWSSQQASKPHYRTASDEHGVLELASPEEDSAPWLGEPILLVPGHCDPTVNLYDRYVAVRHGRVEGLWPIEARGLSQ, via the coding sequence ATGCCAGATTCAGTCAATACGGTTTCGACGCAGGCGAGTGCTGCCAACGCTGCGAACGTGGTCACCGGCAGCATTGCCGTGCCGCCTGTGGCACGGGCGGGGGACACGCTCGCGCAGGTGGCTACGCCGTCGCTGCTGCTCGATCTCGACGCGTTCGATGCGAACGTCGAACGCATGGCGAGCGCAGCGGCAGCGCGCGGTGTTGCGGTGCGCCCGCATGCCAAAGCGCACAAGTCCGTCGCCATCGCGCGTGCACAAATGGCAGCGGGCGCGGTCGGCATCTGCTGTCAGAAAGTGACGGAGGCCATCCCGTTCGTCAACGCGGGCATCGGCAACATCCATATCAGTAACGAATTCGTCGGCGAGGCGCGCGTGGCGCTGGCTGTGGCCATGGCGGCGCACGTCACGCTGTCGGCGTGTGTCGACGACGTGCGGCAGGTCGCACCGCTCGGTAAGGCCGCGCAGCGCGCCGGCGTGCGCATCGCCGTGCTGCCCGAGGTGGACGTGGGGCAGGGGCGTTGCGGCGTGGATTCGACGGATGCCGTGGCGCAACTGGTCGACGCCATCGATCACTACGAGGGATTGCGTTTCGGCGGATTGCAGGCGTATCACGGCAGCGCGCAGCATGTGGACGGCTGGGAAAAGCGGCGCGATACGGCGCGTCTTGCTGCCGACCGCGCATCGGCTTACGTGCGCTTTCTCGAAGCGCGCGGCATTGCCTGTCCGGTCGTGACGGGCGGTGGCACAGGCACGGCCGAGTTCGATATCGAGAGCGGCGTGTACACCGAAATTCAGCCGGGGTCGTATGTGTTTCTCGACGGCCATTACGGCTCGCTCGAATGGCGCGACGACTGGCGTTTCCGCCATGGCCTGTTTCTCGCGTCGACGGTCATGAGTACGGCGCGCAACGGGATCATCGTGTGCGATGCGGGACTCAAGAGCGTGGCGACCGATTCCGGCCTGCCACGCTTCTGGTCGTCGCAACAGGCGAGCAAACCGCATTACCGGACCGCCTCGGACGAGCACGGCGTGCTGGAACTCGCCTCGCCGGAGGAAGATAGCGCGCCATGGCTGGGCGAGCCGATTCTGCTGGTGCCGGGGCATTGCGATCCGACGGTCAATCTCTACGACCGATACGTGGCGGTGCGGCACGGGCGGGTCGAAGGTCTCTGGCCCATCGAGGCGCGTGGACTGAGCCAGTAA
- a CDS encoding HipA domain-containing protein, which produces MPSAPTHLLATDSYTFLEVQRFDRIGRFGRVGMLSAGAIDDEYFGKRDNWSAFATRCEQARLIPATEATKIHVMAAFSELIGNGDRHFENISLLFNARGGIDRVAPAYDILPMNYAPLGAGVDPDLLPITPRIGAIGARPNVWGKAYCAARAFWERVQQGACPLPIPDEYKDLATANLAVAKDFVVPLVPGN; this is translated from the coding sequence ATCCCGTCGGCTCCGACGCACCTCCTCGCGACCGATAGCTACACCTTTCTTGAGGTGCAACGGTTCGACCGGATCGGACGCTTCGGTCGCGTCGGAATGCTCTCTGCGGGGGCGATAGACGACGAGTATTTTGGGAAGCGAGACAATTGGTCCGCGTTCGCGACGCGATGCGAGCAAGCTCGGCTCATTCCGGCAACCGAAGCCACGAAGATTCACGTGATGGCCGCATTCAGCGAGCTTATCGGTAACGGAGACCGACACTTCGAGAACATCTCGCTGCTCTTTAATGCGCGTGGCGGGATTGATCGAGTGGCCCCCGCATATGACATTCTTCCCATGAATTACGCGCCCTTGGGCGCAGGCGTCGATCCCGATCTATTGCCCATCACACCCAGGATTGGGGCGATTGGCGCGCGGCCAAACGTTTGGGGAAAAGCGTATTGTGCTGCCAGAGCGTTCTGGGAGCGTGTGCAACAGGGCGCTTGTCCTTTGCCGATCCCTGACGAGTACAAGGATCTTGCGACGGCAAACCTTGCGGTGGCGAAGGACTTCGTGGTTCCGCTCGTCCCCGGCAATTGA
- a CDS encoding 3-oxoacyl-ACP reductase, translating into MKLDSQWVLVTGGARGLGAAITRAVAREGAGVVINYLRSDVAARELAESLGERAIALQADVTDEKAVARLFAEARERIGGPIVCVVNNALADFRFDGDARPKLADISWSRFSQQLEGAVKGALNTMQAALPGMREAGFGRIVNVGTNLFQNPVVPYHDYTTAKAALLALTRTASNDLGPDGITVNMVSGGLLRVTDASAATPQAVFDLIASLTPLRRVTTPEEFADAVLYFLSPWARAVTGQNLIVDGGLVKG; encoded by the coding sequence ATGAAGCTGGATTCGCAGTGGGTGCTCGTCACGGGTGGGGCACGCGGACTGGGCGCGGCCATTACGCGCGCGGTAGCGCGTGAAGGCGCAGGCGTCGTCATCAACTATTTGCGCAGCGACGTGGCCGCGCGCGAACTGGCCGAATCGCTTGGCGAGCGCGCCATCGCGTTGCAGGCCGACGTCACCGACGAGAAGGCCGTCGCCCGCCTCTTCGCCGAAGCCCGCGAGCGCATTGGCGGCCCCATCGTCTGCGTCGTCAACAACGCGCTGGCCGACTTCCGCTTCGACGGCGATGCACGTCCCAAACTGGCCGACATCTCCTGGTCGCGCTTCTCGCAGCAGCTCGAAGGGGCCGTCAAAGGCGCGCTCAACACGATGCAGGCCGCACTGCCGGGCATGCGCGAAGCCGGGTTCGGACGCATCGTGAACGTGGGCACCAACTTGTTCCAGAACCCGGTCGTGCCGTATCACGATTACACGACCGCCAAGGCCGCCCTGCTCGCGCTCACGCGCACGGCGTCCAATGATCTCGGCCCCGACGGCATCACCGTCAACATGGTCTCGGGCGGTCTTCTGCGTGTGACCGACGCCAGCGCCGCCACACCGCAAGCCGTGTTCGATCTGATCGCAAGCCTCACGCCGTTGCGTCGGGTCACGACGCCGGAAGAATTCGCCGACGCCGTGCTGTACTTCCTCTCGCCGTGGGCGCGTGCCGTAACAGGGCAGAACCTCATCGTCGACGGCGGGCTGGTGAAGGGCTGA
- a CDS encoding YciI-like protein → MHYLLTYELVDDYLDRRGQYRDAHLALAWAASDRGELLLAGALESPVDTATLLFEGDSPTSAEAFAKTDPYVVNGLVKSWRVRPWKTVVGKTASTPVR, encoded by the coding sequence ATGCATTACCTGCTCACTTACGAACTCGTCGACGATTACCTCGATCGCCGCGGCCAGTACCGCGACGCGCATCTGGCGCTCGCATGGGCGGCTTCGGATCGCGGCGAACTGCTGCTTGCGGGCGCGCTGGAGTCACCCGTCGACACGGCAACCCTGCTCTTCGAAGGCGACTCGCCTACGTCGGCAGAAGCCTTCGCGAAGACCGATCCGTATGTGGTGAATGGACTGGTGAAGTCGTGGCGCGTACGGCCGTGGAAGACGGTCGTCGGCAAGACGGCAAGCACGCCGGTGCGTTGA
- a CDS encoding YoaK family protein: protein MGTPRHIPTPTEAATLARNWVSHFSNPTAVGMTLAFVAGYIDVVGFIALFGLFTAHVTGNFVMIGVQLVANTHVGVLAKLLALPVFVIFVAMVKLIVQRFANTNRRPLRLLLILQTLLLLGFMIVGMAAQPILSADAPLAILSGMFGVAALAIQNAVGRLVLADLAPTTIMTGNTTQIVIDMVELASGNCGDDKAARTRLRKMLPALAAFAVGAILGGFAYHGAGFWSVLLPVALLAALATANE from the coding sequence ATGGGTACTCCCCGCCACATCCCCACACCGACCGAGGCCGCCACGCTCGCCCGCAACTGGGTCAGCCACTTCTCCAACCCCACCGCCGTCGGCATGACGCTCGCGTTTGTCGCAGGCTATATCGACGTGGTCGGCTTCATCGCGCTGTTTGGCCTCTTCACGGCGCACGTGACGGGCAACTTCGTGATGATCGGTGTACAACTGGTCGCCAACACCCACGTCGGCGTACTCGCCAAGTTGCTCGCGTTGCCCGTGTTCGTCATTTTCGTCGCGATGGTCAAGCTCATCGTGCAGCGTTTTGCAAACACCAACCGCCGTCCGCTCCGGTTGTTGCTGATCTTGCAGACGTTGCTGCTGCTCGGGTTCATGATCGTCGGTATGGCCGCGCAGCCGATTCTCTCGGCCGACGCGCCGCTCGCCATTCTCTCCGGCATGTTCGGCGTCGCCGCGCTCGCGATCCAGAACGCCGTCGGACGGCTGGTGCTCGCCGACCTCGCCCCGACCACCATCATGACCGGCAACACCACGCAGATCGTGATCGACATGGTGGAACTCGCCAGCGGCAACTGCGGCGACGACAAGGCCGCCAGAACGCGGCTGCGCAAGATGCTGCCTGCACTGGCCGCTTTCGCCGTCGGCGCCATCCTCGGCGGCTTCGCGTACCACGGCGCAGGCTTCTGGAGCGTGCTGTTGCCGGTCGCGCTGCTCGCCGCGCTCGCCACCGCCAACGAGTGA
- a CDS encoding DMT family transporter, which produces MGYFLYPLGAMLLWAGNVIVSKLSATTIAPSAITFYRLVLALAVMTPFVIRPLLRNWHHVRPQLAKLGFLGFLSMSFYQSLSYLAAHSTTATNMAIVTALAPLLTLLWSVVLLREPPTLGMLVGGLLSLAGLVYLIGQGHPSQLLDGGMHLGDILMLIASASYGLYSVLLRRWHVAVLPAQSTYVQAWAALITMIPMLAMVPAGQAQLNAATVPLVLYAGLGASIVLPILWIQGIRHLGPNRCSMFINVLPVMTAAIAVVLLGEQLHTFHVIGGGVALVGVFIAQRWQRPLPGFGGVEDSDEVPA; this is translated from the coding sequence ATGGGGTACTTTCTGTATCCGCTCGGCGCCATGTTGTTGTGGGCCGGCAATGTCATCGTTTCGAAGCTCTCGGCCACGACCATCGCGCCGTCGGCCATCACGTTCTATCGTCTGGTGCTGGCGCTAGCCGTCATGACACCCTTCGTCATTCGTCCGCTACTGCGCAACTGGCATCATGTGCGCCCGCAACTCGCCAAGCTCGGTTTCCTCGGCTTTCTGAGCATGTCGTTCTATCAGAGCCTGTCGTATCTCGCGGCGCACAGCACCACGGCGACCAATATGGCGATCGTGACGGCGCTGGCCCCGTTGCTGACCCTGCTTTGGAGCGTGGTGCTGCTGCGCGAGCCGCCGACCCTCGGCATGCTCGTGGGCGGTCTGCTGTCGCTCGCCGGGCTGGTGTATCTGATCGGGCAGGGACATCCGTCGCAGTTGCTCGACGGCGGCATGCATCTGGGAGACATTCTGATGCTGATCGCGTCCGCTTCGTACGGGTTATACAGCGTGCTGCTGCGGCGCTGGCACGTGGCGGTGCTGCCCGCGCAGTCGACCTACGTGCAGGCGTGGGCGGCGCTGATCACGATGATCCCGATGCTCGCGATGGTGCCTGCCGGTCAAGCCCAGTTGAATGCGGCGACGGTGCCGTTGGTTCTGTACGCCGGGTTGGGGGCTTCGATCGTGTTGCCGATTCTGTGGATTCAGGGGATCCGGCATCTCGGGCCGAACCGTTGCAGCATGTTCATCAACGTGCTGCCGGTCATGACGGCAGCGATTGCCGTCGTGTTGCTGGGTGAGCAACTGCACACGTTCCACGTGATCGGCGGCGGTGTGGCGCTCGTCGGTGTGTTCATCGCGCAGCGCTGGCAACGTCCGCTGCCGGGCTTCGGTGGCGTGGAAGATTCGGACGAAGTGCCTGCGTGA
- a CDS encoding GNAT family N-acetyltransferase: MTTTVSAVQVRRLVPADALAFQALRLSGLQAHPEAFGSSYAEEKDWPVERVREWLTVRPDTGVFGAFENERLVGVVGLGRQTRANFAHVGFLWGMYVHTDAVGRGVGRALLDAALALARSQPGLRHLTLQVNADNRAALALYQSFGFVEIGREPDAMRVGNGFCDDIRMYLPIATR, from the coding sequence ATGACGACGACGGTGTCTGCGGTTCAGGTGCGTCGGCTCGTTCCTGCCGACGCACTCGCCTTTCAGGCATTGCGTCTTTCCGGTTTGCAAGCGCATCCGGAGGCGTTCGGTTCAAGCTATGCCGAAGAAAAGGACTGGCCGGTCGAACGTGTGCGCGAGTGGCTGACAGTGCGCCCGGACACGGGCGTTTTCGGTGCATTCGAGAACGAACGGCTTGTAGGTGTGGTCGGTCTGGGACGTCAGACACGTGCGAACTTCGCGCACGTCGGTTTTCTCTGGGGAATGTACGTCCATACGGACGCCGTCGGGCGCGGCGTTGGCCGAGCGCTCCTCGACGCCGCCCTTGCCCTCGCGCGCTCACAGCCCGGGCTGCGCCATCTCACACTTCAGGTGAACGCCGACAATCGTGCGGCGCTCGCGCTCTACCAGTCGTTCGGCTTCGTGGAAATCGGCCGCGAGCCCGACGCCATGCGCGTAGGCAACGGCTTTTGCGACGACATTCGCATGTATCTGCCGATTGCCACGCGCTGA